The sequence AGCGTGAATATCTATGGAATGTGGTCGTTAACACCTGTTTTTCACCTTGCGGCATTTCGTCACACACAGTAAACGAAACTGCATACTTTGTAATATGTTTTAAAATTCTGGAGCTGTATTCAATATAACTACAACGAAACGCAAAGCGATGGCCATTGTTCCGGGTCAGAGTAAAATGCGGACGCGGACTGCGGACGGGAAAACTGCGGACTTTTAGCTGCGGACTGTCACACAATTTTTGACGGTTGCCCGCAGTTTACCGATACCACAGCAGTCCACAGTCCACGTATTATACGGGAATATagcaacatggtctcactacatatgtacagtatgttccaaaaaaaatccgactacccccctttaaaaaaaaatgccccctatcaacACTTAGTTAAGTTACTTAGTACTTTAAGTGGGTTATGCTAGGATATGGGAAAACGCGGAAAAACTATACTAGACGTTTCTATGGAAACCAGACATGAATCAGCTCGCGTCCTTACATCGCTAAGAGGTAAGACAAATTGCCGTtaggcaaagacaaaaatttttaaaaatctaccACAAATTGTGTTTGTAGTAGGCTACGGGAGACAGACTTCGGGATGGGAAGTCTCGTCTCCATGGTAACTAATTTAATGAATCATGGCATAcgcgcctttttcaaaatctttgttcTTATGCGTTAAATTAGTATAAAAACGTTGGATTATAGAACTGCCACAGTTCATTAGTTATTCATCAGTTCATTAACTGTTGTAGAAAGAAGGGGTGTGGTATCGTTAGGCCTAGCCGGGTACTCACAACTACGAATCAAATTTCCcgaaaattaattgttttgcgctattttcgcgaaacatttATATGAACTGTATCAGTTTTATAATCGAACCCCCGTTTTTATGCTAATTTAACGCATaagaacaaatatttaaaaaaaggcgCGTAAGCCATGATTCGTTAAATTTGTTACCATGGAAACGAGACTTCCCATCCCAAAGTCTGTCTCCCGTAGCCTACTGCAAATACAATTTGTagtagatttgtaaaaatttttggctttgcctgCCGGCAATTTGTCTCACCTCTTAGAGATTCAAGACACTAGCTAATTCATGTCTGGTTTCTATGGTAACGTctactgcattttttttccgcattttccCGTATCCTAACATAACCCCCCTAAACTACTAAGTAACTTAGCTATACgttgatagggggcattttttttaaaggggggtagtcggatttttttggaacatactgtacactaagtactatatagttgcagatgcactttttcttatgggctaAATGATAAAtgcgcagggcgttagtcaattgtttttttttttaatattgtctgcttggagtttttccaTGCGGAAGTCCCGATAAAATGtagttttccacgcggaaatgtggaaaaagacccCTAAAactgtaaattaaatgagaacccatgaaataaatttgtttagctTATCTTAGtcagtcatagaaacctggttgctccacgCTGTGTGTATATGCTACAAGGATTTGCGGGGACTTGTGGTCGAAACGCTGGCAGTTATTCAGCGAACCTAGCGGTTTCGATGGAGTACTACATGGTCCCAATCAATGAGCTATGTCCTGCCAAAATTTTGACAGCCAATCATAGCAGACCTACAAAACGAgggaaaattgaaatggaCGAGCTGTTCGTCATGTACgtattctttgtttatttaattaacTGAGTTTTAAGGCAAGTACattttaaatagtttttgaaCCCAAGAATATAACAATATCATACATGTTTTGAAAGTTTTCCGtgtatttttactttggcAGAGGCAACTTGGAGCATAACATTTTTAAGGCGCTTAGACTCTAAGTGGTATCGCAGGGAAACAAACTCTCTTATTAGATAAGGAAAACTAAAATCCCGATGAACATCACAGAAGACAGTAATGATGTtagcttttgaaatttttgaaatacatttttgAAACGAATCATGCATGACAATTTTGATGACATCTTGACAGTGTGCAGCGCGTAATCAGTTACTCCAATGCAAGGCGTGCGTAATCCAAAAGCAGTAATCATTTCAGACAACTCTTCTATTGATGAAAAGGTCTCCGGAAGATCTTTGAACGAAACATTCTTGCCATTGAAGTAATACGAAACTTTTTGGCAGTTCAGAACTTGTACTGTCCTCAATAACAGGTTACCATCTAGTAACGTATCATGATTGGTGCACAAAATTGCTTGCTTGTGGCTATTGAACGACCACATCCACCCATACCCATCATTTGGTAATTTCACCAGAAGTGTAAGTGATTGGTAAGTTGCAaagtttgttttaaacattGCATTTGTACATTCCTTCTTAATAGGAATTGTTGCTTCTTTAAGTTCCACCACACCTTGATTGATATAACATATAGTTAAAAGTAGAATAAAATACATAATactttgaattaaaaaaaacagtaaatgTTTTACCATTGGCTGCTGTTGAGTTGTTTTGTAATTGTTCTTCTAGACTTGGAAGACTCCCTTGTTCGTTGCAAGGCTCTTGTAGAATACCAGCAATTTTCTCTATTGGTTTCTTGCTACATAATGCTGCTTCAACCTCATTTGCTTGAGAGCCTTCAACGACCACCATGGCATTTGCGTTGAATATGTCATCTACTACACAATTAAATGTAACCTAAAATCATAAACTATTGTTTACTCAAAATTACCAGCAGTCACTTCTGATTCTGGAGCAGCTGTCACACGTTCTGCTTCTTTGATGTGTGATAGCATCATCATTTGTATTTTTCCATCAACTCTACTTGCTTGTTGGTGATGGTGTACCTAACtggcttttgttttcccatcgTACGTTCCTCCAACTTGGGCAGTTTTAAGTTTTGATATAGCCCCGCTTGGTTCATGATGTAGAActggaaatgaaattttggTTTCCCATAGTATTGTCGCGAGGGAAAGATAGCATTGGGATTGCCATTTCTGGAAAGGGGCGTCAGCcaacatttaattgtttgcAGCACAGTTTCCCTTGAAAAGAGGCGCTACGACACGCCAATAATTAGTAAAATATGGCATTCCCTAGAATTCGTTCAACCCTAGAGATagggcgtatatccttcacgagggtataaaagcccatacattttttaccctaagttagttcttgttAGTTCCTGATAGATCTTAAGTCCTACTCAAGTTCTCAAgtaagttctcttcacgttcctgtatttcagtcaagtaaagtgtagttattcctcctttctgttatgcattgtattttccccttttaattcaatacaattcattaagtaaagtccagtgtgacagtATGATTAGACAATCTTAACATTTGATAACACTATAAAATGAACACAAACCTTTCCTCATATTCTTCCACCTTTCTTGTAAAATGTTTCGTAGTGGTGGTCTGCTCGTCACATCTACAACAAATTAAGTTACAACATCTTTTTACGTTATGAAATGTAGAGCTACATTACCTTGAATTAAGAAATGCTTTGGAAGTGCATCAGTTTTAAGTCTCCAATTTTTATAGGGATGGAACACATTTAAAATATTGACTACTTTTACCACGTCGTTCTCATCAAAATGACGACTGCATATCCGAGATGTTTCTGTCAAACGACTTGTTGGCATTACGCCTTGCCACCTGCTCAACAACGACTTTGGCACTTTGAAGAAAGTTATTCCATTTCCTTTGAATTTCCTGTAGAATTAATTTTACGACAACCACTTACGTGACAACGGTTCCCCATGGCAGCCATTCTTGCACGTTCAACTAAATGGTGGACGCCATTATTGTCGGGTTATCTCTAATTCTagtcaacagatggctctCTGACGCTGCCAGCTCCGCCCACAAAGGGGCGGAAATTTCGACCACAAGTCCCCGCAAATCCTTGTGGTATTTACACACACcgtggagcaaccaggtttctatgactctgtcttagttaatttttaagattttctatctaagacgGATACTAAAATTTTCTAggcacaaacaaaatgtaaatatgtacttataattacaattttttacacttatatACACTTTTTAacatttgaacttggcgcgggaAAAAATGGCCACCATAATGGattatcaaaaaccactttttcaaacgtaatttttggggttaaatataaCATCTTAAATGTAATCGTTTATAACAAattgttcctggaatcaccagcatcaaaaatattatgatttcctgttttgacgaagattaagcatcaaactATCAATTCAacatttcgtctttttcacacacccctcccctttctaaaatcatgaaatcctttaataattatttatgaggaaaataaacagtcaaaattgacaaattttgcatcaatcagctcttatcaagaactatctaattctatgaagTCTATTTTAAAtcttcagaaaaggaaaaagtttaagcgtaatatctattttttgtttttatcagttgcgtccattagaactttagatcgaaaaacaacaaaaacacattttgcctttgagATTTTatccctttgaaaatgttgataacaatTACCCAGAaatagatagcccttaccaagggctatttaCTGTAATTAATCAACTAATTATTGTAATTCActtagctgacaaataattaaaaatagtttctcttatattcttttatttcaattatcaCACCAATTGTACGTAagtacaatatatatataatatatattacagtattgtatgtatataatagtatcgtatatatataatagtaatatatataaatatctatatataatTATAACATTCATATTAGTATTTATGTTATACATATTACCTCaatggaaaaatttacatcaaccgaattcatattattcgcttcgaaaaaatttaaaagacatgcgctacacgcattattgtttaactggtttaacttaagcggtttaaccactaaagcaaccaaatcaaagccctagtggcgacaacacacactttcTCCATATAAAAAACTGTAGGcacgattatgtactaagtagtacatattgcctcgcgccCAGCCTTGAATAAAGCATATAATATAACCATTTGTGGCGGACAAACCAGCATTGTGCTGCTAGATACGTCAGATCAGAAAGACCTCTGAAGATATCAAATTAGTTACCTAGGTAATTGGCAAGTATAAAATCgaagataaaataaattaaaaattacatttcACAATAAAGAATCACATTTAAGAATGTATTTTGATTATATAAGATGTTTTTAGAGGAAAACTATCAACCAGCGATGAAGTGATATTGAAATACAAGGGTGgaggtaaaaattttgttttaattaaaagaTTGCTGTATGTCAAAGAATGATAATTCTTACTTTGCGATGAACCAACTATATTTGTGTCAAATGTGCTTATCGGTCAATAAATTACTCTGAGATGGAAACTGCTCTTTATTTTCGTATTTCCAATAAACTGTATGTTAACTTAATTATAATTAAGTTAACatacattattatttatttttatacatttaattttttacgaAGCTTTAGTCAACAGTCATTTGCCttctaattcatttcttttgattagtTTATTGAAtccaatttaaatttgaatgcTGAAGAGAATCTCACGGACTATCCATTTTACTAAgcagatttttaaaaaattatacaataaTCCATATATAATATTATTAAATGCGTAATAATCGCATGCCATGTCTTAAAAGTAATTAATAGTTGAATTGCAAGTGACTTTAAATTCACGTAATTGTTGTTACACTTTTCTTCTATAATACAAATATCTAAGTTTGTTACCCGGTAAGCTCGAACAACAATATCTATATGAAAATATAATCCACAGAATAATCACAAATTATGAATACCTATTCGTtcagtaacaacaacaaaaaagagtcCAAACGTCGCTGGCGTGGGAGTCCACTTGTCGCGTAGTATAGGGCTTCCTTGGTTCAGCAACAGTTTAATGTTGCGCCTAAAAGTCGAAACAACCAGTCTAAACGTCGATTGGCAGATGTCCTTTCGTCGTGTACCAGATGTCTAAGTGTCGAGGGACAAATATCCTGGTGTGGGAAAACCTAGCCCACATAACAGCTGTAAGCCTGAAGTCATCCAAAATCCGTCTCACAAGGACAACGAGGACGGGACCAATACAGGCGCGAAAAATAGATGTACTTTTGCCACCTTTGTTGTCTAGGAAATCACTATATCTGTTCTTGACGTATTAAGTCCCACATTCGGCCAATTCCTGTGTTGCAAGTTTTGGCATATGAAATTCAAACGTAGAGTGTTCAACCTTTATACTTTGTCTGGTAACTAGTAAGTAAATTGATATTGTCGCGAGGGAAAATTAGCTGACATGGTtatcatttctgaaaagacgcGACAACCAACGTTTTAATTGCGTAAAGTGCAGCTTTTCATGAAAGATGCTGTAACACACGCAGATAAGTTAGCAAAGATAGTTAGTCTAAGATtttatgtaaccctagagatggtGTAAAAGCCCATACAATTTTCGCCCTCTTCTAGTTCTCTCGGATTTTTCCAGTTCTCTTCACATCTCTATATCCGAGTTAAGTAAAAGCGTAGTTActctttatttctgttttgtgCTGTATTTTTCTCTTAAAGTTCAATACAAATAATTCAGAAAGTTAAGTACAGTGTGACaaatggtggagatgcagctcgttaccTGTTGCTAACGAATTAGTGCTGCTTAAAAGTCGATACAGAAAAAGATTAATTCACGCTTACCTAATTGTCCTCGGGATCCAAATAGACCATTGCACCCGCTTCGTGACTTGCCGACCGCGCTGTCTGGTAACGGGACCACAGCGAAAAACGAGGCACAAGattcaaaaatttctacaTCTAGAAAAGATTTGGCGACATCACACGCGGAGACGGTTCGCCAGATAGAGAACGAAAATCCCACAAGTCAGGCTGGATCAATTTCTGACTCCGAACAAGATCTAACAGAGCCTACGCACCCGGTTGTTCCTCCGACAGGACAACATATTTTTGGACATCCAAGACAACTGCAAGAAACAGTCATGGCGGAAGATCATTTATCCTATTAAGTCCGCCTATTTTTCGAGGTAGTCCAACCGAAGACGTTCGTCaatggttagagcgctacgagaCTATCTCTACCCACAATGGCTGCGGTGATGCGGacaaacgaaataatttcTGCCTGTACTTGGACGATGccacaaaaaaatggttctTGTGTGCAAGACGCCCAAACGACTGGCAAGACGTGGCAGTGCAATCGGCTGCCGGAGAAAACCAAGCGAGGCCTGCAGTTCCCGGTCTACGTTCGatgtttttgaagaatttcaGCCAAACTCTTACggtctttttcaagaaactaGACCAGAAGTAGAACCCAAGTGGTGAATGAGCCTACCACTAGATGCTACTATGAAATTCTTAATCTTAGCAGACCGGTCGACCCGAATATGTCGGAAACCCACCGACTAGAACACCTTTTTAGAGGTCTTTGACCAAcactttttagaaaatttatCCTCAGAAACCACAAACGTGCGAATAATTTTTGGAACTAGCAAAAGTCTATACGGAGGCATCTATGATGTCAGACGCTAGAGGATGGAAGGATCCCACGGGAGAACCCCAAAAGTTGTTTGAGCAAGTCCCAAAGCTGTCAGTGATCTACCCGTATCAACAAGCAGATCTCATAAAGACAATGCGTGAAGTCattcaagaaacttgtgaGAAATTGTTTAAACAAGGCAATCAAGAGCAAGTAAAATCAAGAGGGCCATTCAGACCCAGAGGACGCATAACAAGCGGTAAACCACAGTGtttttactgtaaaaaaagCAGGGCACATTGCCCGGAACTGTTTCAGAAATCCTGAATCAGAGCAGTATAAAAACCCGGCTAAGGATGCTAGGGCCGGGACAACTTCAAAAGAGAACACATCAGTAAACTCAGAAATTCAAGAGCTGGTGACgctagaagaaaacaaagatagTTCAGAAgactaaattttaaatttaaaacccTGCAAGATTGATTAAGGAAAAAGTAAGGTGTGGTCAAGAAACTGCAACGGCGTTGATTGATACAGGAGAGCTTCAGTTACAGTGATTTCTCCTGAATTGTTGTGAAAAAATGGGGTTCGTTGAAAATCCCCGGAACGGACCAAAGATACGTCTTGTAAACGGCCACACTCTGTCTCCCCAGAGTACGGCTGACATTGTAGTAAACCACAAAggcaaaactattaaatgaaACAATAGTCATGCCCATGTCAGGTTTTGAACTACTAttgggaaatgatttccttCAGCAATTCCGAGCTATTCAGATTGATTACGAATCACAAGTAATGTCGTCTACGACAGGGAAATCACCACTTGCAGAAATAGCTCTTCTCCAAGCAGAAGAGATTAGGGATAGCCGGCTGGTGACAAGAGATCATTAAGAAATACCAGCATATTCAATCAAGCAAATTCCAACAACGGTCtcaaacaaaatagaaagttcCTGCATTGTGACACCTTCGGATTCATTACTAGCGACAAGTAGTCTATCGACTGGTCATGCACTAGTACAAAAAGATCtagaaaaaattcctgttgcTAACTTGTCTCCGAAAACAGTTTGGCTGGAAAAAGGAGTGACCTTagggacgttagaagaacatcctgaaacaaaagagatagAAACGAGCCAAGACGTCCTAGTGATGGATACCTCACGCGACGTTGTTAGAACACCTAGGAGAAAGAATTGGGACGGGTCTAACAAAGgacgagaaagaagaaacacttAAAGTTCTCAAACAATATCCATTGTTTCGCTCTAAACGAAGATGTTTTGTGATACTGTGCAATAGTCAAACAAGACATTAACACTGGAACTGCTTCCCCAATACATCAAATCAATTACAGAAGCGCCTGGAAGGAAAGAGCTGTGATTCAAAATCAAGTAGAAGGAATGTTACGTCGAGCAGTAATCGAACCGGGATAGAGACAGTGGTACCCCCCGTCATAAGTGCCTAGAGGTTACGACAGACGTACCCCAAAAAACGACAAGCCTACCCCGACAGACCTATCCttacagaaaatggaaaaacatctcccgtcaaagctaccccgacatatgtacccaataaaaaatttaaaaacgctCCCTTCATAGCTACCACtctaaaaatttattttaaaaaagccgTCTTATCTACCCATTTGTTTAACTGAGAccgacaaacctaccccttCGCTGAACACTGATCGACATACCTACCTCTCCGATTAATGCAAGCTGACATATCTACCCcttcgattaatacagtccgacatacctaccctttcgattaatacagcccgacacacctactcctttgattaatacagtccgacatatctaccctttcgattaatacagaCCGACATCCGTACTCCTTCACTGGAAATtgatcgacacacctacccccgTGGTTAATACACTCCGACACACCTATCCCTTCTGTAAAAACAGTCCGACACTCCTACACCTTCGTTTGAAATATCCGActtacctaccccttcgtttaatAGAACCCGACGCACCTACCCCTGTGTTAcaggactttttaaaaatgtatttagactgCTTCATCTACCTATGATAAGcagcatccatttttaatcatctttttgcTCGTAAGATAAGATGAGGAAACAAGATGATTCCGCTTACCgtattgttttcattatttgatcagctttaaTATTTGTATAATACTATGAAGTAGATTACAAAATTttgtcgcgaggggaaaatagttgacgtggttgtcatttcttaaaagacgtgacaaccaacgtttTAATTGCGTACAGTTTCTTATGAAAGATGCTGTAACACGCAAATAAACTGGTAAAGATAGTTAAGTCTTAGAATTTGTGTAACCCTAGAaatggggcgtatatccttcacaCGGGTATAAAAGCCATTTTTAGCCCACTAACTCTTCACGTTCCTGTGTTCAAGCTAAGTAAAAAGCGTAGTTATTCCTCATTTCTGTTATGTTTTGTATTTCCCCTTAAAGCTCAATACAAATCATTTATAAAGttaagtccagtgtgacaatattcTTTGAAGATTTTCCCTGCCTAGTTTCTATTCTGGCCACCGTCTCCAAACTGCAATTAATTGCTTCGAAACATTAAATATTAGTGACCTAATTTTTCTGCTTCTATACAGTACCCGCCCTTAGTATTAGAACACCAAGGGTTTTTGGGGCTTTTTAACATGGTGTCTTATGGCGATAGGGTCCCTTGCGCTAACGTAAAAAGGGCCACTAAAAatgacgacaaaaaaataaaattttgcccTGATGTTAACTAAATAATAGACTATCCagcataattttttaaaattttttatatataaGACTTTTTGACTTGCATGCTAGTCATGTATTATCCGAACACTGCGTTGTGCTTATAGGATGCCTAATGATactacctcattttttttttacattttttttaaatataaggaaatgttttctagACGCCGGAATTACATTAATCGATAGGATATTCATTAAAGTATATCCAATTTTAGTAGTATAACTTAATATTAACTATTTTAGAAACGGggattttttaaagtgaagaTGGTACCaagtttttcccgtcaaaaataGTCTATCTTGTTCGCACTTGAGGCGCTGAACTCACGACGTTAAAGCAAACAGAAATGCGTCtgcttttaaaacaaactgTGTTAGCTGTCTGAAAAAAGCGTTGTGAGTCGTCGTCATTTTTAGTGGCCTTTTTTTACGTAAGCGCAAGGGACCCTATCGCCTTAAGACACCATGTTAAAAAGCCCCAAAAACCCTTGGTGTTCTAATAC comes from Daphnia carinata strain CSIRO-1 chromosome 2, CSIRO_AGI_Dcar_HiC_V3, whole genome shotgun sequence and encodes:
- the LOC130703482 gene encoding uncharacterized protein LOC130703482 is translated as MPTSRLTETSRICSRHFDENDVVKVVNILNVFHPYKNWRLKTDALPKHFLIQDVTSRPPLRNILQERWKNMRKVLHHEPSGAISKLKTAQVGGTYDGKTKAIDDIFNANAMVVVEGSQANEVEAALCSKKPIEKIAGILQEPCNEQGSLPSLEEQLQNNSTAANGVVELKEATIPIKKECTNAMFKTNFATYQSLTLLVKLPNDGCQDVIKIVMHDSFQKCISKISKANIITVFCDVHRDFSFPYLIREFVSLRYHLESKRLKNVMLQVASAKVKIHGKLSKHV